A genome region from Thermoanaerobacterium xylanolyticum LX-11 includes the following:
- a CDS encoding OsmC family protein: protein MAVETFKAVSKKLPEGLAVESEVRGFKMVLDEPKEMGGTNKGMNPVEALLCALGSCQTIVASAFAKAKGINLQEFWVELEGDIDLDGFMGKSDVRPGFQEIRFKMHMKTDAPKEKAEEFAKFIEKTCPVGDSIANPVKLVLSDVVVE from the coding sequence ATGGCAGTGGAAACTTTTAAGGCGGTTTCTAAAAAGTTGCCGGAAGGATTGGCAGTGGAAAGCGAAGTAAGAGGCTTTAAGATGGTTTTAGACGAGCCGAAAGAAATGGGCGGTACAAATAAAGGAATGAATCCTGTAGAGGCATTGCTTTGTGCTTTGGGCTCTTGCCAAACCATTGTAGCATCAGCTTTTGCAAAGGCTAAAGGCATAAATCTTCAAGAGTTCTGGGTAGAACTAGAAGGCGATATTGATTTGGATGGCTTTATGGGTAAATCCGACGTAAGACCAGGTTTCCAAGAGATAAGATTTAAGATGCACATGAAGACAGATGCTCCAAAAGAAAAAGCAGAGGAGTTTGCAAAATTTATAGAAAAAACATGCCCAGTAGGCGATTCTATAGCGAATCCTGTAAAATTAGTTTTGTCAGACGTTGTTGTAGAATGA
- the gcvPB gene encoding aminomethyl-transferring glycine dehydrogenase subunit GcvPB encodes MSYDKLIFEVSKPGHTAYSLPPLDVDDFELEKSIPDELLRHTDLILPEVSEVDLVRHYTNLSYKNYSVDKGFYPLGSCTMKYNPKVNEDIASFEAFTDIHPLQNENTVQGALKLMYNLQEMLKEITGMDGITLQPAAGAHGELTGMVIIKSYFESIGEYKRKKILVPDSAHGTNPASAATAGFEVVEIKSGNDGLIDIDSLKLMLNDDVAGLMLTNPNTLGLFEKNIIEIAKLVHDAGGLLYYDGANMNANMGITRPGDMGFDVVHINLHKTFATPHGGGGPGSGPVGVKGDLVDFLPVPVVEKNNDKYYFKYDLPHTIGKIRSFYGNFNVLVKAYAYILTMGAEGLKFASEMAVLNANYLKEKLKSHYDLPYDTICKHEFVLSGLKNKETGITTLDVAKRLIDYGFHPPTIYFPLIVDSALMIEPTETESKETLDEFIEAMKSIAKEAEENPEILKTAPHNTPVRRLDEVKAARNPIVKASV; translated from the coding sequence ATGAGCTACGATAAACTTATATTTGAAGTATCAAAACCAGGCCATACAGCGTACAGCCTTCCACCATTAGATGTAGATGATTTTGAATTAGAAAAATCCATTCCAGACGAGCTTTTAAGACATACAGACTTAATCCTTCCTGAAGTCAGCGAAGTAGATCTTGTAAGGCATTATACAAATTTGTCATATAAAAACTACAGTGTCGACAAGGGATTTTATCCATTAGGGTCTTGTACTATGAAGTACAATCCAAAAGTAAATGAAGATATTGCCAGCTTTGAAGCATTTACTGATATACATCCACTGCAAAATGAAAATACTGTACAAGGTGCATTAAAGCTTATGTACAATTTACAAGAAATGCTAAAAGAAATAACAGGCATGGATGGGATAACGCTTCAGCCTGCTGCAGGAGCTCATGGAGAGCTTACTGGAATGGTGATAATTAAATCATACTTTGAAAGCATCGGTGAATACAAAAGGAAAAAGATCTTAGTACCTGATTCTGCCCACGGCACAAATCCAGCCAGCGCCGCAACAGCTGGTTTTGAAGTTGTAGAGATAAAATCCGGAAATGATGGCCTTATAGACATAGATTCATTGAAATTGATGCTTAACGATGATGTGGCAGGGTTGATGCTTACAAATCCAAATACTCTCGGCCTTTTTGAAAAAAACATCATAGAAATAGCTAAGCTAGTTCATGATGCTGGAGGCCTTCTCTACTACGATGGAGCAAACATGAATGCCAACATGGGTATAACAAGACCAGGCGACATGGGATTTGACGTGGTCCACATAAATCTCCATAAGACTTTTGCAACACCACACGGTGGAGGCGGACCTGGAAGCGGACCAGTTGGCGTAAAAGGCGATCTTGTAGATTTTCTGCCTGTACCTGTTGTTGAAAAAAACAATGATAAATATTATTTTAAGTATGATTTACCGCATACAATAGGCAAAATAAGAAGTTTTTACGGAAATTTCAACGTGCTTGTCAAAGCGTACGCATATATATTGACTATGGGTGCTGAAGGACTTAAGTTTGCCAGTGAAATGGCTGTTTTAAATGCAAACTATCTTAAAGAAAAGCTTAAAAGCCACTATGATCTTCCATATGATACAATATGCAAACATGAATTTGTCTTAAGTGGCCTCAAGAATAAAGAAACTGGCATAACAACGCTCGATGTAGCAAAAAGATTGATAGATTATGGGTTCCATCCTCCTACTATCTACTTCCCTCTCATAGTAGATAGTGCACTGATGATTGAACCAACTGAGACTGAAAGCAAAGAAACTTTGGATGAATTCATAGAAGCAATGAAATCAATTGCTAAAGAAGCAGAAGAAAATCCAGAAATATTAAAGACAGCACCTCACAATACGCCTGTAAGAAGGCTTGATGAAGTAAAAGCAGCAAGAAACCCAATAGTAAAAGCCAGTGTCTAA
- a CDS encoding carboxymuconolactone decarboxylase family protein encodes MAKVDLNQMYANLSKIGQSIPSVMKAFEELHVSAVGNGALSAKEKELIALGIGVAVHCSYCIADHVNSCLKAGATRDEIMEVLGVAILMGGGPAAAYATEAVQVLEDAGK; translated from the coding sequence ATGGCAAAGGTTGATTTAAATCAAATGTATGCAAATTTAAGCAAGATAGGTCAAAGCATTCCATCAGTTATGAAGGCATTTGAGGAGCTTCATGTTTCAGCTGTTGGCAACGGAGCACTTTCAGCTAAAGAAAAGGAACTAATTGCATTAGGCATAGGCGTTGCTGTTCACTGCTCATACTGTATAGCCGATCATGTAAATTCATGTTTAAAAGCTGGAGCAACTCGAGATGAGATAATGGAAGTATTAGGTGTTGCAATACTTATGGGTGGAGGTCCTGCTGCAGCTTATGCTACAGAAGCTGTCCAGGTATTAGAAGATGCAGGTAAATAA